A window from Hypomesus transpacificus isolate Combined female chromosome 26, fHypTra1, whole genome shotgun sequence encodes these proteins:
- the LOC124487533 gene encoding LOW QUALITY PROTEIN: 60S ribosomal protein L5-like (The sequence of the model RefSeq protein was modified relative to this genomic sequence to represent the inferred CDS: deleted 1 base in 1 codon) has translation MRATIFLFQCSGVKPQSLTPGSCLTRQKDCKMGFVKVVKNKAYFKRYQVKFRRRREGKTDYFARKRLVIQDKNKYNTPKYRMIVRFSNRDIVCQIAYAKIEGDMIVCAAYSHELPKYGIAVGLTNYAAAYCTGLLVARRLLNKFSLDKVYEGQVEVTGDEFNVESIDGQPGAFTCYLDAGLARTTTGNKVFGALKGAVDGGLSIPHSTKRFPGYDAESKEFNAEVHRKHIMGINVSEYMSYLMEEDEDAYKKQFSRFIKNGVAPDMIEEMYKKAHASIRENPVHEKKPKKEVKKKRWNRAKLSLAQRKDRVAQKKASHLRAQEQEAADS, from the exons ATGCGCGCTACGATCTTCCTTTTTCAGTGCAGCGGAGTCAAGCCCCAGTCTTTGACTCCAGGCTCCTGTCTTACGAGACAG AAAGACTGCAAAATG GGTTTCGTTAAAGTGGTTAAGAACAAGGCCTATTTCAAGAGGTATCAGGTGAAATtcaggagaaggaggg AGGGAAAGACCGACTACTTCGCTCGCAAGCGTCTCGTCATCCAAGACAAGAATAAATACAACACCCCAAAGTACAGGATGATCGTCCGTTTCTCCAACCGGGACATCGTCTGCCAG ATCGCCTACGCCAAGATCGAAGGTGACATGATCGTGTGCGCGGCCTACTCACATGAGCTGCCCAAGTATGGGATCGCCGTGGGTCTGACGAACTACGCAGCAGCCTACTGCACAGGCCTGCTGGTAGCCCGCAGA CTCTTGAACAAGTTCAGCTTGGACAAGGTGTACGAGGGCCAGGTGGAGGTCACCGGTGACGAGTTCAACGTGGAGAGCATTGACGGCCAGCCAGGTGCGTTCACCTGCTACCTGGATGCTGGTCTTGCCAGAACCACCACTGGCAACAAGGTGTTTGGAGCCCTGAAGGGGGCTGTGGATGGAGGCCTCTCTATCCCCCACAG CACCAAGCGCTTCCCTGGATACGACGCTGAGAGCAAGGAGTTCAACGCTGAGGTCCACCGCAAGCACATCATGGGCATCAACGTGTCCGAGTACATGAGCTACCTGATGGAAGAGGACGAGGACGCCTACAAGAAGCAGTTCTCCCGCTTCATCAAGAACGGTGTAGCCCCTGACATG ATTGAGGAAATGTACAAAAAAGCTCATGCAAGCATCCGTGAGAATCCAGTCCACGAGAAGAAGCCCAAGAAAGAAGTCAAGAAGAAGAG GTGGAATCGTGCCAAGCTGTCTCTGGCCCAGAGGAAAGACCGTGTCGCCCAGAAAAAGGCCAGCCACCTTCGGGCTCAGGAACAAGAGGCTGCCGACAGTTAG
- the LOC124487458 gene encoding divergent protein kinase domain 1A-like → MARGLLPWVWLRKPIYIQARFSYIHMKYLFFSWLAVFVGSWVVYVEYSAYTELCRGHECKNSICDKYRRGIIDGSACSSLCEKDTLYLGKCLSVKPNNQVYSSIWGDLDGVVKCQVEEVPHYDLGTEIEPRKETAPFDKPTKGTSVEKFKEMVLIHLKAKVGEQANLSDLVGLVMSVADANKDGQVSLPEARSAWALLQLNEFLLAVVLQDREHTPKLLGFCGDLYVMEKVPYAPMYGINLPWLVEMWIPSGMRRSMDQWFTPSWPRKAKISIGLLELVEDVFHGTFGSFLMCDVSAAGFGYNERHDLKVTDARNIIPEAVFQEAMRERPCEADEDCLHGADCRTSCDLTKHRCTPEASRPNLAKACGALKDYLLRGAPSDVREELEKQLYACIALKGSAEQMEMEHSLILNNLKTLLWKKISHTKDS, encoded by the exons ATGGCAAGAGGTCTGTTACCATGGGTCTGGCTTAGGAAGCCCATTTACATCCAG gCCCGGTTCTCCTACATTCACATGAAGTACCTGTTCTTTTCCTGGCTAGCCGTGTTTGTGGGTAGCTGGGTGGTGTATGTGGAATACTCCGCCTACACTGAGCTGTGCAGAGGACACGAGTGCAAAAATTCTATT TGTGACAAGTACAGGAGAGGAATAATCGATGGTTCCGCCTGCAGCAGCCTGTGTGAAAAAGACACTCTATACCTTGGGAAGTGTTTGTCTGTAAAGCCTAATAACCAG GTGTACTCCAGCATCTGGGGTGATCTGGATGGGGTTGTCAAGTGCCAGGTGGAGGAGGTCCCTCACTACGACCTCGGGACCGAAATAGAACCGAGGAAGGAGACTGCGCCCTTCGACAAGCCCACGAAGGGGACCTCTGTGGAGAAGTTTAAAGAGATGGTCCTCATCCACctgaag GCCAAGGTGGGCGAACAGGCCAACCTGTCCGACCTCGTGGGCCTGGTGATGTCTGTGGCCGACGCCAACAAGGACGGCCAGGTCTCTCTGCCCGAGGCCCGTTCCGCGTGGGCCCTGCTTCAGCTCAATGAGTTCCTGCTGGCCGTGGTCCTGCAGGACCGAGAGCACACGCCCAAGCTTCTGGGTTTCTGCGGGGACCTCTATGTGATGGAGAAGGTGCCGTACGCTCCCATGTACGGCATCAACCTGCCCTGGCTGGTGGAGATGTGGATCCCATCCGGGATGCGCCGCAGCATGGACCAGTGGTTCACCCCGTCTTGGCCGCGTAAGGCCAAGATCTCCATTGGCCTgttggagctggtggaggacgTGTTTCACGGCACCTTCGGCAGCTTCCTCATGTGCGACGTGAGCGCCGCCGGCTTCGGCTACAACGAGCGGCACGACCTGAAGGTGACGGACGCTCGGAACATCATCCCCGAAGCCGTCTTCCAGGAAGCCATGAGGGAGAGGCCCTGCGAGGCCGACGAGGACTGCCTGCACGGAGCCGACTGCCGCACGTCCTGCGACCTCACCAAGCACCGCTGCACGCCGGAGGCGAGCCGGCCAAACCTGGCCAAGGCGTGCGGGGCCCTGAAGGACTACCTCCTGCGGGGGGCGCCCTCGGACGTCcgcgaggagctggagaagcagcTGTACGCCTGCATCGCCCTCAAGGGCTCCGCGGAACAAATGGAGATGGAGCACTCTCTGATTCTGAACAACCTTAAGACCTTGTTGTGGAAGAAAATCTCTCACACCAAAGACTCCTAA
- the LOC124487499 gene encoding mucolipin-3-like isoform X2, producing the protein MRQQGTGQLIQLISEMEEFDPCHSNMYESNGHPTWENHQHHQSLETAEALRRKIKFYFMNPCEKYMARGRKPWKLILQIIKIAIITIQLVSFGLSNQMVVTFKEENLMAFKHLFLKDYVDQRGVTYALYHQAEVYDHIYYVVNQFGSLLNITVGNHAYERNGTAYSPLYLCQEFYRNGSIYPAKETFEIDAQVESECLEIFPMSPVERISAIEELPDFILHFKRLLSVRIQFVLKAINLQTVRHRELPDCYDFKVMITFDNQAHSGRIKVNLDTDVEINECRDWSVTGASPRNIYYQLLFDCVIILTCITSLILCTRSVLKGIHLQFEYINFRRSCSGKEVLWSDRLEFLNGWYILIIFSDALTIIGSILKIEIQAKNLTSYDVCSIFLGTGTMFVWIGVIRYMGYFKKYNILILTLRAAFPNVIRFICCAGIIYLSYCFCGWIVLGPYHEKFRTLNTVSECLFSLINGDDMFPTFKDMQQKSNLVWLFSRVYLYTFVSLFIYMILSLFITLITNTYDTIKQQQKEGNLVSELHKFISECKDLPDSGVYRMDESSRPCFTCCLPRCVTDQERLTMES; encoded by the exons ATGAGACAGCAGGGAACTGGCCAATTAATCCAGTTAATTTCAG AGATGGAGGAGTTTGATCCTTGCCATTCAAACATGTACGAGTCTAATGGCCATCCGACCTGGGAAAACCACCAGCATCATCAGAGCCTGGAGACGGCAGAAGCCCTCAGGAGGAAGATCAAATTCTACTTCATGAACCCCTGTGAGAAGTACATGGCACGCGGACGGAAACCATGGAAACTAATACTTCAGATCATCAAAATCGCCATCATTACCATCCAG tTGGTGTCTTTTGGACTGAGTAACCAGATGGTGGTCACTTTCAAAGAAGAAAATCTGATGGCATTCAAGCATCTCTTTCTGAAAGACTACGTTGATCAAAGAGGAGTTACCTATGCCCTTTATCACCAGGCAGAAGTGTACGACCACATATACTACGTTGTCAATCAA TTTGGAAGTCTACTGAACATCACAGTTGGAAACCATGCCTACGAGCGCAATGGGACGGCctactctcctctctatctatgTCAGGAGTTCTATAGGAACGGCAGCATATACCCAGCAAAggagacatttgaaatagaTGCCCAAGTGGAATCTG agTGCCTGGAGATTTTTCCGATGAGCCCAGTGGAACGAATTTCAGCAATCGAGGAGCTTCCTGACTTCATACTCCATTTCAAAAG GTTGTTGTCTGTTCGCATCCAGTTCGTTCTAAAGGCCATAAATcttcagacagtcagacatcGAGAACTTCCTGATTGCTATGACTTCAAAGTCATG ATTACCTTCGACAACCAGGCCCACAGTGGCAGAATAAAGGTCAACCTGGACACGGACGTTGAGATCAATGAATGCAGAGACTGGAGTGTGACAGGGGCAT CTCCCAGGAACATATATTACCAACTGCTGTTTGACTGTGTCATCATCCTGACCTGCATCACTTCCCTGATCCTCTGCACTCGATCTGTGCTGAAAGGAATACACCTTCAGTTT GAGTACATCAACTTCCGCAGATCCTGCAGTGGTAAAGAGGTGCTGTGGTCCGATAGGCTGGAGTTTCTGAACGGCTGGTATATCCTTATCATATTCAGTGATGCCCTCACAATCATTGGCTCAATTCTTAAAATAGAGATCCAAGcaaag aaTCTGACGAGCTATGACGTGTGCAGTATCTTCCTGGGTACTGGCACCATGTTTGTCTGGATTGGAGTCATCCGCTACATGGGTTACTTTAAGAAGTACAAT ATTCTTATCCTGACACTGAGAGCCGCGTTCCCAAACGTCATCCGGTTCATCTGCTGTGCTGGAATCATCTACCTGAGCTATTGTTTCTGTGGCTGGATTGTGCTCGGTCCTTACCATGAgaag TTCCGGACCCTGAACACTGTGTCGGAGTGCCTGTTCTCGCTCATCAACGGGGACGACATGTTCCCCACCTTCAAAGACATGCAGCAGAAGAGCAACCTGGTGTGGCTGTTCAGCAGGGTCTACCTCTACACCTTCGTCTCCCTCTTCATCTACATGATCCTCAGCCtcttcatcaccctcatcaccaACACCTACGACACCATCAAG CAACAGCAAAAAGAGGGCAATCTGGTGTCTGAGCTCCATAAGTTCATCTCAGAGTGTAAGGACCTACCCGACTCTGGGGTGTACCGCATGGACGAGAGCTCCCGTCCCTGCTTCACCTGCTGCCTGCCCAG ATGTGTTACTGATCAAGAAAGGCTGACCATGGAATCCTAG
- the LOC124487499 gene encoding mucolipin-3-like isoform X1, with the protein MVEVDKVSECEMLFVIQSRSGQSSEMEEFDPCHSNMYESNGHPTWENHQHHQSLETAEALRRKIKFYFMNPCEKYMARGRKPWKLILQIIKIAIITIQLVSFGLSNQMVVTFKEENLMAFKHLFLKDYVDQRGVTYALYHQAEVYDHIYYVVNQFGSLLNITVGNHAYERNGTAYSPLYLCQEFYRNGSIYPAKETFEIDAQVESECLEIFPMSPVERISAIEELPDFILHFKRLLSVRIQFVLKAINLQTVRHRELPDCYDFKVMITFDNQAHSGRIKVNLDTDVEINECRDWSVTGASPRNIYYQLLFDCVIILTCITSLILCTRSVLKGIHLQFEYINFRRSCSGKEVLWSDRLEFLNGWYILIIFSDALTIIGSILKIEIQAKNLTSYDVCSIFLGTGTMFVWIGVIRYMGYFKKYNILILTLRAAFPNVIRFICCAGIIYLSYCFCGWIVLGPYHEKFRTLNTVSECLFSLINGDDMFPTFKDMQQKSNLVWLFSRVYLYTFVSLFIYMILSLFITLITNTYDTIKQQQKEGNLVSELHKFISECKDLPDSGVYRMDESSRPCFTCCLPRCVTDQERLTMES; encoded by the exons ATGGTGGAGGTTGATAAGGTTTCAGAATGTGAGATGCTGTTTGTTATTCAGTCTCGGTCAGGTCAAAGCTCAG AGATGGAGGAGTTTGATCCTTGCCATTCAAACATGTACGAGTCTAATGGCCATCCGACCTGGGAAAACCACCAGCATCATCAGAGCCTGGAGACGGCAGAAGCCCTCAGGAGGAAGATCAAATTCTACTTCATGAACCCCTGTGAGAAGTACATGGCACGCGGACGGAAACCATGGAAACTAATACTTCAGATCATCAAAATCGCCATCATTACCATCCAG tTGGTGTCTTTTGGACTGAGTAACCAGATGGTGGTCACTTTCAAAGAAGAAAATCTGATGGCATTCAAGCATCTCTTTCTGAAAGACTACGTTGATCAAAGAGGAGTTACCTATGCCCTTTATCACCAGGCAGAAGTGTACGACCACATATACTACGTTGTCAATCAA TTTGGAAGTCTACTGAACATCACAGTTGGAAACCATGCCTACGAGCGCAATGGGACGGCctactctcctctctatctatgTCAGGAGTTCTATAGGAACGGCAGCATATACCCAGCAAAggagacatttgaaatagaTGCCCAAGTGGAATCTG agTGCCTGGAGATTTTTCCGATGAGCCCAGTGGAACGAATTTCAGCAATCGAGGAGCTTCCTGACTTCATACTCCATTTCAAAAG GTTGTTGTCTGTTCGCATCCAGTTCGTTCTAAAGGCCATAAATcttcagacagtcagacatcGAGAACTTCCTGATTGCTATGACTTCAAAGTCATG ATTACCTTCGACAACCAGGCCCACAGTGGCAGAATAAAGGTCAACCTGGACACGGACGTTGAGATCAATGAATGCAGAGACTGGAGTGTGACAGGGGCAT CTCCCAGGAACATATATTACCAACTGCTGTTTGACTGTGTCATCATCCTGACCTGCATCACTTCCCTGATCCTCTGCACTCGATCTGTGCTGAAAGGAATACACCTTCAGTTT GAGTACATCAACTTCCGCAGATCCTGCAGTGGTAAAGAGGTGCTGTGGTCCGATAGGCTGGAGTTTCTGAACGGCTGGTATATCCTTATCATATTCAGTGATGCCCTCACAATCATTGGCTCAATTCTTAAAATAGAGATCCAAGcaaag aaTCTGACGAGCTATGACGTGTGCAGTATCTTCCTGGGTACTGGCACCATGTTTGTCTGGATTGGAGTCATCCGCTACATGGGTTACTTTAAGAAGTACAAT ATTCTTATCCTGACACTGAGAGCCGCGTTCCCAAACGTCATCCGGTTCATCTGCTGTGCTGGAATCATCTACCTGAGCTATTGTTTCTGTGGCTGGATTGTGCTCGGTCCTTACCATGAgaag TTCCGGACCCTGAACACTGTGTCGGAGTGCCTGTTCTCGCTCATCAACGGGGACGACATGTTCCCCACCTTCAAAGACATGCAGCAGAAGAGCAACCTGGTGTGGCTGTTCAGCAGGGTCTACCTCTACACCTTCGTCTCCCTCTTCATCTACATGATCCTCAGCCtcttcatcaccctcatcaccaACACCTACGACACCATCAAG CAACAGCAAAAAGAGGGCAATCTGGTGTCTGAGCTCCATAAGTTCATCTCAGAGTGTAAGGACCTACCCGACTCTGGGGTGTACCGCATGGACGAGAGCTCCCGTCCCTGCTTCACCTGCTGCCTGCCCAG ATGTGTTACTGATCAAGAAAGGCTGACCATGGAATCCTAG